In Perca flavescens isolate YP-PL-M2 chromosome 7, PFLA_1.0, whole genome shotgun sequence, the following proteins share a genomic window:
- the lamb2l gene encoding laminin subunit beta-2 — protein MSMRPGIMMSIMAQYLSLLTLALSVFGQELPSSPHGCTDGSCYPATGNLLIGRAVNLSSTSTCGLDGPQPYCIVSHLQETDKCFECNSQHRFDPYRHRNSHRIENVIYLMDSNGDNTWWQSVNGQESVSIRLNLEAEFHFTHLIMKFKTFRPAAMFIERSADFGRTWRPYRYFASNCTKTFPGIPANGLHHINDIICEERYSDIEPSTNGEVIYKVLDPAIHVKDPYSLDIQELLRITNLRINFTKLNTLGDDLLDRRFDVLQKYYYALYELVVRGSCFCYGHASECAPVPGVDSRENGMIHGRCVCKHNTEGLNCERCRHFHNDLPWRPAEAENPHTCRECNCNGHSSHCHFDMAVYLATGNISGGVCDDCLHNTMGRNCEMCKPFYYQDPIRDVRDPQVCIACDCDPVGSMEGGVCDSHTDLDMGMISGQCRCKANVKGTRCDDCKESYYGLSQNDPLGCQPCNCDPRGIIMMGAPCDQISGDCSCKRYVTGRYCNQCLPEYWGLSNDLAGCRPCDCDFGGAFNNRCMMESGQCDCRRHLIGRQCSEVQPGYFCAPLDYYKYEAEDATGHSPGDSALPGKVRPQAETDCVQHLSNQLRRHRRHRRITNSQQHRAALRRIRQLQQTPDVRPVHREHTPSHMVTWTGPGFARVKDGAGLVFTIDNIPYAMEYDIMIRYEPESTEDWEAIVSITSVMLPSSLRCGNLLPTEQLYTVTLPHRNRYIQMPRPFCFEPSNRYVVSIRFQRHGVTHRHLTAFILIDSLVLIPKYTELPGFQGNEPEAEQRREEMIRYMCLDSFMITPMPALAEMCSKLICSISSIIHDGALSCQCDPQGSLSGECHKVGGDCHCKPNVMGRRCDRCAPGTYGFGANGCTACDCHSEGSLSNQCDPVTGQCQCRQGATGRQCSDCQPGQWGFPSCSPCQCNGHADICDPRDGECRDCRDYTAGHFCERCADGFFGNPVLGSGEHCRPCPCPGNPGSDHFNAHSCHADHTSDQIMCNCRQGYTGLRCDQCAPGYHGNPEQPGGQCLPCECNGNIDTNDPGSCDPRTGRCLKCLYHTDGPSCGHCQHGYYGNALAHDCRLCTCVTAGTVQSACSNGQCHCDRQTGACPCRQNVAGHNCDQCAPNHWNYGQDRGCEHCGCNPQHALGTHCNMFTGQCQCRPGFGGKQCTECEQFHWGDPRLQCQECNCHPLGSEMAQCDRSTGACECREGAAGKRCDECARGFTGNFPKCVRCHPCFHQWDDVVCQIKRDLEHIQYAVQKILESGVTPGVGDTRIKELERKLKEVQDLISTEDSDRIHQLIGQSIDDLRAEIALTDGRLMGVTRELNTTAQEEEALKRTLSLLERELRDVNATVAQKQRLLDDYLTSGFADQFENVKKYYQESVKAEEKCNASVSGPLSPVEQSKETRAVTEELLDASKDKFLRSLAAQNKSLNELQQKAHDLDKKVHHLSHKVCGGHSNASVNGSCPDSKCGGAGCRDDQGNRVCGGHGCNGTVSTSVAALNHARNATDGLNAAKEELQSVARKLQDIASLTQDVKNQAMNALKKAQKKKDHFENNNKNLKDFIKKIRDFLTEEGADPESIEKVALQVLSITLPFNKTTLDKMVMQIKDSLSNLTNIEGIVNQTSQHIGKAKELLDKAKDAKSRAEAVKDTANNTKQALDVSEKAIEKARAALKEANNNLNSTRNATFEVDERLTQLEIKQMDVMMRLNNLSMEVEALRNKTEQNRQMAKDAVALANNATQVASSLEQSLNDTEKLYQELQMRHDGESGGLDGINQKAEDMKKEAEDLLRKATNGIEQLKKLEKKFKSNEQRMQKQRMELDELKQNATMVRDDIREQVQKYSTCV, from the exons GAAACAGACAAGTGCTTTGAGTGTAACTCCCAGCATCGCTTTGACCCGTACCGCCACAGAAACAGCCACCGCATCGAAAACGTGATCTACCTCATGGACAGCAACGGAGACAACACCTGGTGGCAGTCGgtcaatg GACAGGAGAGTGTCAGCATCAGACTGAACCTGGAGGCTGAATTCCACTTCACACATCTCATCATGAAGTTTAAG ACTTTCCGACCTGCAGCCATGTTCATCGAGCGTTCGGCTGATTTCGGCCGCACTTGGCGCCCCTACCGCTACTTTGCCTCAAACTGTACCAAGACCTTTCCTGGCATCCCCGCCAACGGCCTGCACCACATCAACGACATCATCTGCGAGGAGCGCTACTCCGACATCGAACCCTCCACTAATGGAGAG GTCATTTATAAGGTTTTGGATCCCGCCATTCATGTGAAAGACCCATACAGCTTGGACATTCAAG AACTTCTGCGTATTACCAACCTGCGTATCAACTTCACCAAGCTTAACACTCTGGGAGACGACCTGCTGGACCGACGCTTCGATGTCCTGCAGAAATATTACTACGCCCTCTATGAGCTGGTGGTCAGAGGGAGCTGCTTTTGTTACGGACACGCCTCAGAGTGCGCCCCAGTGCCAGGGGTGGACTCCCGGGAGAACGGCATG ATCCACGGTCGGTGTGTATGCAAACATAATACAGAGGGCCTGAACTGCGAGCGCTGCCGACATTTCCACAATGACCTGCCATGGAGACCAGCAGAGGCAGAGAACCCACATACCTGCAGag AGTGCAACTGTAACGGCCACTCAAGCCATTGTCACTTCGACATGGCTGTGTATTTAGCCACGGGCAACATCAGCGGAGGAGTGTGTGACGACTGTCTGCATAACACCATGGGACGCAACTGTGAGATGTGCAAACCTTTCTACTACCAAGACCCTATTAGGGATGTCAGGGACCCACAGGTCTGCATAG CCTGTGACTGTGACCCAGTCGGATcaatggagggaggagtgtGTGACAGTCACACCGACCTGGACATGGGCATGATCTCGGGACAGTGTCGCTGCAAAGCCAACGTCAAAGGCACGCGCTGCGACGACTGCAAAGAAAGTTATTACGGACTCAGCCAGAACGACCCGCTGGGCTGTCAgc CTTGCAACTGTGACCCTCGTGGCATCATCATGATGGGAGCTCCTTGCGACCAGATCAGTGGGGACTGCTCCTGCAAAAGATATGTTACTGGTCGCTACTGCAACCAGTGTCTG CCTGAATACTGGGGGCTCAGTAACGACTTGGCCGGCTGCAGACCATGCGACTGTGACTTCGGTGGAGCCTTCAACAACAG GTGCATGATGGAGAGCGGCCAGTGTGACTGCAGGAGACACCTGATTGGTCGACAGTGTTCAGAGGTTCAGCCTGGGTATTTCTGTGCGCCGCTGGACTACTACAAATACGAGGCAGAAGACGCCACTGGACACTCCCCCGGTGACTCTGCACTGCCG GGCAAAGTTCGTCCTCAGGCTGAGACCGACTGTGTTCAGCACCTCAGCAACCAGCTCAGGAGGCACCGGCGTCACCGTCGCATCACCAACTCGCAGCAGCATCGGGCAGCGCTGAGACGTATCCGCCAGCTTCAACAAACA ccggATGTGAGGCCCGTTCATAGAGAGCACACTCCCAGCCACATGGTGACGTGGACAGGACCTGGTTTCGCCCGTGTCAAAGATGGTGCGGGCCTGGTGTTCACTATCGACAACATACCCTACGCTATGGAGTACGACATCATGATCCGCTACGAACCtgag tCCACAGAGGACTGGGAGGCTATAGTTAGTATAACATCTGTAATGCTGCCGTCCAGTCTCCGGTGTGGAAACCTCCTACCAACTGAACAGCTCTATACAGTGACCCTGCCGCACCGCAACAG ATACATCCAGATGCCCAGGCCATTCTGTTTCGAGCCCAGTAATCGTTACGTGGTTTCAATCAGGTTCCAGCGCCACggagtcacacacagacatctcACTGCTTTCATTCTTATTGACTCG CTGGTCCTGATCCCCAAATACACTGAGCTTCCTGGTTTCCAAGGTAATGAGCCAGAGGCAGAGCAGCGGCGGGAAGAGATGATTCGCTACATGTGTCTGGATTCCTTTATGATCACGCCGATGCCCGCCCTGGCTGAGATGTGCTCCAAACTCATCTGTAGTATTTCATCCATCATTCACGATGGTGCTCTGT CCTGTCAGTGTGACCCTCAGGGCTCCCTCAGTGGTGAGTGTCATAAGGTGGGAGGCGATTGTCATTGTAAACCCAACGTGATGGGTCGACGCTGTGACCGGTGTGCCCCAGGAACCTACGGCTTTGGAGCAAACGGCTGCACTG CGTGTGACTGCCACTCAGAGGGTTCATTGAGCAACCAGTGTGACCCGGTTACAGGCCAGTGCCAGTGCAGGCAGGGAGCCACTGGGCGCCAGTGCTCAGACTGCCAACCAGGCCAGTGGGGCTTCCCCAGCTGCAGCCCCTGTCAGTGTAACGGCCACGCAGACATCTGTGACCCCCGCGACGGCGAGTGTAGAGACTGCAGGGACTACACAGCCGGACACTTCTGCGAACG TTGTGCGGATGGGTTCTTTGGAAACCCGGTGCTTGGTTCAGGGGAGCACTGTCGGCCCTGCCCCTGCCCTGGTAACCCCGGCTCAGATCACTTTAATGCGCACTCCTGTCACGCTGACCACACCTCTGATCAGATCATGTGTAACTGCAGGCAAGGCTACACTG GGCTCCGCTGTGACCAGTGTGCCCCTGGTTACCATGGCAACCCAGAGCAACCCGGCGGGCAGTGCCTCCCGTGCGAGTGCAACGGCAACATCGACACCAATGACCCCGGCTCATGTGACCCCAGGACTGGCCGTTGCCTTAAGTGTCTGTACCACACTGACGGTCCGTCCTGTGGCCACTGTCAACACGGTTACTATGGCAATGCTTTGGCCCACGACTGCAGAC TTTGTACCTGCGTGACTGCTGGCACCGTCCAGTCTGCTTGCAGCAATGGACAATGTCACTGTGACCGGCAGACTGGAGCCTGCCCTTGCAGGCAGAACGTGGCCGGCCATAACTGTGACCAGTGTGCTCCTAACCACTGGAACTACGGTCAAGACCGAGGCTGTGAGCACTGTGGCTGCAACCCACAACACGCACTTGGAACTCACTGCAACATG TTCACAGGCCAGTGCCAGTGTCGTCCAGGCTTTGGAGGTAAACAGTGCACAGAGTGTGAGCAGTTCCACTGGGGAGACCCACGGCTGCAGTGTCAAG AGTGTAACTGCCATCCGCTGGGCTCAGAGATGGCCCAGTGCGACCGATCGACGGGGGCGTGCGAGTGCAGGGAGGGAGCAGCTGGGAAGCGCTGTGACGAATGCGCTCGCGGCTTCACCGGCAACTTCCCCAAGTGTGTCCGGTGTCACCCGTGCTTCCATCAGTGGGACGATGTGGTGTGCCAGATCAAAAGAGACCTGGAACACATCCAGTACGCCGTGCAGAAGATCCTGGAAAGCGGGGTCACGCCGGGAGTCGGGGACACACGCATCAAAGAGCTGGAGAGGAAGCTGAAAGAAGTTCAGGATCTGATCAGTACAGAGGACAGCGACAGGATCCACCAGCTGATTGGACAGAGCATCGATGACCTCAG GGCTGAGATCGCCCTGACCGACGGGCGTCTGATGGGCGTCACCCGAGAGCTAAATACAACAGCACAAGAAGAAGAGGCACTGAAACGCACATTGAGTCTCCTAGAGAGAGAGCTGAGGGATGTCAACGCCACTGTGGCTCAGAAACAGCGCCTGCTAGATGATTACCTCACCTCCGGATTTGCAG ATCAGTTTGAGAATGTGAAGAAGTATTATCAGGAGTCGGTGAAGGCTGAGGAGAAATGCAATGCTTCAGTGTCCGGTCCTCTCAGTCCTGTGGAACAGTCCAAAGAAACCCGCGCTGTCACTGAAGAGCTGCTGGACGCCAGCAAAGACAAGTTCCTCCGCTCTCTGGCTGCTCAGAACAAATCCTTAAACGAGCTGCAGCAGAAAGCCCACGACCTGGACAAGAAAGTCCATCACCTCAGTCACAAG GTATGTGGTGGTCATAGCAATGCCAGTGTCAACGGCAGTTGCCCAGACAGCAAATGTGGCGGTGCCGGTTGTCGCGACGACCAGGGCAATCGTGTATGTGGAGGACATGGATGCAATGGGACGGTGAGCACGTCTGTAGCAGCACTGAATCATGCCAGGAACGCCACTGACGGTCTGAACGCTGCCAAGGAGGAGCTGCAGAGCGTGGCGAGAAag CTCCAGGATATAGCCTCTCTGACACAGGATGTGAAGAACCAGGCGATGAATGCGCTGAAGAAAGCCCAAAAGAAGAAGGACCActttgaaaacaacaacaagaatcTCAAAGATTTCATTAAGAAGATCCGAGACTTCCTCACTG AGGAGGGAGCAGATCCAGAGAGCATAGAGAAGGTGGCTCTGCAGGTGTTGTCGATCACCCTGCCGTTCAACAAGACCACCCTGGACAAAATGGTCATGCAGATAAAGGACAGCCTTTCCAACCTCACCAACATCGAGGGGATCGTCAACCAAACCTCGCAGCACATCGGCAAAGCCAAGGAGCTGCTTGACAAAGCTAAAGATGCCAA GAGCCGAGCAGAGGCAGTGAAGGATACAGCCAATAATACCAAGCAGGCATTGGATGTGTCTGAGAAGGCCATAGAGAAAGCCAGAGCAGCCCTGAAGGAGGCCAACAACAACCTGAACAGCACCAGGAATGCCACGTTTGAG GTGGATGAGAGGCTAACGCAGCTGGAGATTAAGCAGATGGATGTCATGATGCGTTTAAACAACCTTTCCATGGAGGTGGAAGCTCTGAGGAACAAAACGGAGCAGAACAGACAGATGGCAAAGGACGCCGTAGCACTGGCTAACAACGCCACACAAGTAGCATCCTCACTTGAGCAG AGCCTCAACGACACGGAGAAGCTGTACCAGGAGCTGCAGATGAGACACGATGGGGAGTCTGGAGGTCTGGACGGCATCAACCAGAAGGCTGAGGACATGAAGAAGGAGGCAGAAGACCTCTTAAGAAAAGCCACCAATGGGATAGAACAACTCAAGA AACTGGAGAAAAAGTTCAAGAGCAACGAGCAGCGGATGCAGAAGCAGCGCATGGAGCTGGACGAGCTGAAGCAAAACGCCACCATGGTGCGGGATGACATCCGGGAACAAGTGCAGAAGTACAGCACCTGTGTGTGA